From Bacillus sp. FSL K6-3431, the proteins below share one genomic window:
- a CDS encoding DUF2626 domain-containing protein, with protein sequence MDRMYRGLAFWTGIFTIMFYLGGMDKTALLFLGQTGFFVLLSYLRLSERMYMYVFGAYLTVFFAGFTYYTLFLMPPGGGL encoded by the coding sequence ATGGATCGTATGTACAGAGGGTTAGCATTCTGGACTGGTATTTTTACAATTATGTTTTATTTAGGCGGCATGGACAAAACGGCATTGCTTTTTCTTGGGCAAACAGGATTCTTTGTACTTCTTAGCTATTTAAGATTGTCTGAACGGATGTATATGTATGTATTTGGCGCATACTTAACTGTATTCTTTGCTGGATTTACATACTATACGTTATTCCTAATGCCTCCAGGCGGCGGGCTGTAA
- the comGA gene encoding competence type IV pilus ATPase ComGA, translating to MSIEKIADQLLKQALHFAATDIHITPQKNNYYIQFRLHGMLATIKSIPPKSGDRLISHLKFMASMDISEKRKPQSGSFEVNLSNLLVALRISTLPTTLAKESLVIRILPQDQSFSLENMTLFPSASHILKSLMVHSHGMIIFSGPTGSGKSTTMYALAEHCAKKLNRRVVTLEDPVEKQNDALLQVQVNEKAGITYNTGLKAILRHDPDVIIIGEIRDAETAHIAIRAALTGHLVLSSLHTRDAKGAIYRLLEFGVKQQEIEQSLLAITAQRILTLICPLCGSNCSKYCTYTNQVKRTGVYEILYRQALEMALKESKGGKEVYHYPTIKKLIGKGHALGYISIEEYKRWVFEEVDA from the coding sequence ATGTCTATTGAAAAAATAGCAGATCAACTTCTTAAACAAGCCCTACATTTTGCAGCCACAGATATCCACATTACTCCTCAAAAAAATAATTATTATATCCAATTTAGGCTACATGGTATGTTAGCTACAATCAAATCCATCCCACCCAAATCGGGAGATAGACTAATATCACATTTGAAATTTATGGCCTCAATGGATATTAGTGAAAAAAGAAAACCACAGAGTGGATCCTTCGAAGTAAATCTCAGCAATCTATTAGTAGCACTCAGAATTTCTACCCTTCCAACAACATTGGCAAAAGAAAGTCTTGTCATTCGTATCTTGCCTCAAGACCAATCCTTTTCACTTGAAAATATGACTTTATTTCCATCTGCTTCACATATTCTTAAATCTTTAATGGTACATTCGCATGGAATGATAATTTTTAGCGGTCCGACCGGAAGTGGGAAATCGACTACGATGTATGCGCTCGCTGAGCATTGTGCAAAGAAATTAAATCGCCGAGTAGTAACACTTGAAGACCCTGTTGAGAAACAAAACGACGCTTTATTGCAGGTCCAAGTAAATGAAAAAGCGGGAATCACGTATAATACCGGACTTAAGGCAATTTTACGTCATGATCCTGATGTGATTATTATTGGAGAAATTCGGGATGCTGAGACAGCTCATATAGCGATCAGAGCGGCATTAACGGGCCATCTTGTTTTGTCGAGCTTGCACACGCGTGACGCTAAAGGAGCGATTTATCGGCTGTTGGAGTTTGGTGTAAAGCAACAAGAAATTGAACAAAGTTTACTAGCTATAACTGCACAAAGAATACTGACGTTAATATGTCCTTTATGTGGATCTAATTGTTCTAAATATTGCACATATACAAACCAAGTAAAGAGAACGGGTGTATATGAAATTCTATATAGACAAGCACTGGAGATGGCATTAAAAGAATCTAAAGGAGGCAAGGAAGTATATCATTATCCGACAATAAAAAAATTGATAGGAAAGGGGCATGCGCTTGGCTACATTTCTATTGAAGAATATAAACGCTGGGTTTTTGAGGAAGTTGACGCTTAG